ATGCGTCTgtcatttgctttttttcccaaCTCATTTGTCACGTGAAAGGAAGCAGCAGGCCTATCCAGTTGACACACACCCTGTCCCATATTATCTTACACACTATCTgcattatttaacatttcacGGGTCTAAAAGAACACTCCCGAATTAGCCTCCTCGTTCGGCAGTTCAACAGTTTGTGTGTCACCGTTGACGGCTTTGGAGGTTATTTCTTAGCTGGTTTGATTCCTGTGCATCTTTGGGAATGTTTGCAGCAGCCACTAAAAACTTTGTGAAGCAGGTAGGAGACACGGGGAGGTTGATCCCGGTCCCCAGCCTGAGCGAGGCGGACAGGTACCAGCCCCTCAGTTTGGTCaccaggaagaggaagagacatTTCTGGAAGAAGTACAAGTACGCCTCGACCCCCTTCTCCCTCAAAGACATCCTGGTGGGGGAGAAAGAGATCACAGCAGGTAAAGTAATGACACAAATGTACCAATTATGAGGATTCACTTGATACTTTGGGCTATTCGTTTTGGATGTCTCATTTTGTCTtttacacaaagaaaagaaaacaggtcATCAGGCAGTCATGAAATCCACAAATATCATCTTTCTCACTAATAGTTAGATGAGAAGATGAATACTAGCTTCACATTTTTTCCAAAGTCAAACAAGGTAACCAACTGTTTATAGCTGACAAGTGAACATGTCTTCTTCACAAGCTTAAGTTTAAAAGCGGGTACATTAATATCGTGTGGCTGTCTTGTTTTACTTTCCTTAACAGTGCTAGTGCTGGATCAtgttttaaacttcaaaaatgTGCACAATTAAATGAATATTGCAATAtcttattaataaataaatgttttttttgtcatcaagTAGCATCAGAGCTTTCTGGTTTCTTGTAGGACTCTGCATATCTTGCAGCTCGCCTAATAATGGCTGTATGCCCTCGCCATTTATTTCCTGTATTCTTCATCTTGAAGCTGCTTTACTTGTGGCATGAATGATCACTTAAAAgagcaaaccccccccccaaaaaaaacgaAGAGAAACGGATAAAATCTAAGACCTTTCACGAGGAAAAAATAAGGCTTTCTAAAACGTTTCATGACCATGCATTTTAGTAATCGAATTCAAAGCTTTTTAAGACTGGATCCACTTGAACCCTGATCAGAAGTGAAAGTGCAAAATGCAGAAAACTGTAATATGATGAAGacttttttaacataatgtttAACTGTTGCTGCTTACTGAACACCGGCTTCATGATGGACATCATAACTACAAGTTCATcctgttttgtgtattttaaatgttgttttgtcgAGTGACTAGCTGTTCAGAATAGGTTGTTTGGTtaaaatttacatttattttcctctaaGTTGAAGCTGGGTAGATGTGCCATAATGCAGAAGTTGGAAATACATGCACTTAAGTGTAATACTGGAttaaattaacttgtttttttctcaaacaggaGTGTCTTCTTATCAGCTCCTAAACTACGAGGACAAATCAGACGTCGCCTTAAATGGTCGACTAGGAAACCACCTCATCAATGATGTGGGGTTCAACATCAGTGGGTCGGACTCTGTGGCGGTCAAAGCCTCGTTCGGTATCGTGACCAAACACGAGCTGGAGGTTCCCACGTTACTGCGAGAGCTCAACTCCAGGTAACATGATGTTCAGCAGCTTTTCACAGCTGACTAAGTGTTCTTACCTTCATGTGAGGGGTCATCTCTATAACCAAACACCTACTTGGTAATTAATTATTTACCATTTTGAAATTATTCATATGTTTGCCTAAATATGTTTTACATGTAAATCTGACATCTtgttaatgtaaatgtattatatatttatttgtttgaccTGTGAGAGCAGCTTTAATTAGGTCCCTGGGTTCTGACCTCCTTGTGACAGGGGGAACATGAGAAGAGGGTTTTCCAGAACACAGATTAAAGGAACTACATATTAGAGGACAATACAAACCATTATAACACATATCTATAGTTTTTTGTGGTTTGACATTTACAGGTGTAAAATGTTACATTCACCGTTTTTTTGTTGCGTTGGAAATGTTCAGTTACAAAGGCAAacataaagcacaaaaaaatacaatttctaAGACAATATTAACTTATTAAAACCCCAAAAGCTAACGATATAAACATTAGCTTGTTAGCTTTCTAGCCAAgaggaagttgtgtttttttttttaagaggaagTTGAGAAAATAAATCACTCGTAACTCGTCTGTAGATGTCGTTGTTAAGTCAGGTCTTGAAAACAGTAGATGCTAAAGACGTATCTGATTAACTACTCTTTACATAAAtatgaaaccaaacaaagagGCATTCTTGATAACCATTTTCGTGTTTTACAGCAACTGTAACTACAAAAAGCACGGACACATCCGGTTCATAATCGCCAGCTAACACGGTCGCTGATTAAACCGAGACACCTGTCTTTGCTGCCTTCAAGTGCTCCCCGGAAATATCGGATTTACAGGATTTATGAGTAATGAGCACATGAACGGCCCTCTAGAGTCGTAATTACGAGGGGGAAattcttacattttaaatgatactTGAATTGTGACGTTTGTGTGACGTTTATAGCAAAAAATGGCTGAACCTAAACCTTGAGAAGTTTCcatctcattaaaaaaaatgctatcaTATCTCCCCATATTCAGGACGCATGCCGTTAAGACTCCTCAATATTCACAGCATCatcatccatttttttgaaaactgtttttttaggAAAGTGGACCTGGATCACTGCCTGGTTCGTCAGTCCAAAGAAAGTGGACGCAGCgtcctttgtgttgttgttgagaGCATCAGAACAACCCGCCAGTGCTCTCTGACCGTCCACGCCGGGATGAGAGGGACTACAATGAGGGTAAATACAATTAAACCACAAGGATCACTTTGAGCAAACTCTAACCagttcactttaaataaaaatattccaTGCTGTTAGCAATTTACCCCTTTAAAATCAGGCTGCAAGAGTAATTTCATAACCTAGatagcttttcaaaataaaagtttcaaagtgctttacaagggCAGCAAAGTGAAACAGACAGataattaaatcaaacaaaaaaatccttcaACAGAACcctaaaagacacattttaatcatgttatTATCCTCATCCTCTATTAAAAAGTGTCAACATTTTGGTTGTCTTTGATTGCAATTCCAGTTTACACTTGACACCTCATATAAACTCCTATTTATGAAatatacaaaaaagaaaatcagtgttttgcaaaattAAGTCTCAAAATTCTGCTTCAGTTCCCGGACCCACAACAGCTCCACCCATTCAACTTGTCTGccttgttattaaaaaaaaaaaagtggtggaTGAGCAGTTGTCTCACAgttttcagttttatctgcAGTTTCAGATCGACGACGGCAGAAATCCCAAAGGTCGAGACAAAGCAATCGTCATCCCCGCTCACACCACAATTGCCTTCAGCATCTGTCAGCTGTTTGTTCGACTGGACGGACGTCTTGGTAGGAAGGATGCCGAttcaaaaacattcattaaTCCTAGCTATGAAATCTCCTACATTTAGAGCGACTTGGGTTTAGAGCTGAAAGTAGTCTTCTACTGGAAGCTTTAAATAGATTCTATATTAGACCTAAATTGCTGAAATAAGAACCTGgacctttaaatcaaaacaggaGTGTGATTAAAACCAACACTTTAAGTCAACACTAGACATGACAAACGCTTTGGGCATCTGTCTCAATGAAAGTTAAAGGGATAATTCCAATTTTTTTTAGGGTAAAATGgtgaaaatatttcttttttaagtatATTTCTTGTTCTGTGTCAGATATTTGTGTAGCTCCAGGTTCTCAAGGGGGATTTGAGCGGGAGCAGATCAGGGAGCAGCTCGGCGGTTTCATCGGTCACTTCTCGATGGGTCGACTTCGCCGCTTTCTGTCTGGAATCGTCTACGGAAACCCCTTCAGAGCAGGTGCACCTCTCACTTCTTCTACATCAGAACCGCAGCAGTTCTCCTTGCTTCATGTTTGCCTTCACTTCGCAGAGAACCGAACCTTCGAGGAGCTCACCCACTCGGACACCTACATGGACGACATGGTTACAGACTACTACGAGAAAGCCGCCAGCATGACGGACGTTTCCACCGCCTACCTCAGAGAGAGCTCCCACACCAGGGTCAACCTCCTCAAACACAACATCCCCAAGGGGCCGTGTGCACTCTGCGGCATGGGCAACCAGAGGCGGGAGACCGTGTACGGCTGTCTGGAGTGCAACACCGGGGGGCAGAAATACGTCCGGCTGCATGTGGTGCCTTGTTTTGACCTCTGGCACAAAACGCTGAGGTGAAAAATAAGTCTTACTATAAGAGCAGtaactattttgtttttttccccccagtgcAAGTGTTTACGGAATATGAGTCATGAAAACTGGACATCTCTGCAAACCCGAAACACCTGATATCATGACTTTAACAGCCAacaattcaaataaatgatGCAAACGTTGACTCTGTGTTATCTCTCATATCACAGTATAGTTTTCTGTTTACCTTTGGCGCCGCCCTATTTCTACACATGTCCTGTGTAGGTATTATAGCTTGCCAGATGCTAAATAATTCAGCGGGGGTATTGGGTGAAAATGGACTGTTCGGATCATATGAAGGCCAGTGACAACCGGGTTGTGTTATGTTCCAAgtatgtcattttatttttaagcagAAATTGTGCTTCAATTATGTCGATTGCGAGTTTAAACTTTATATCAGGTGTTCTAACAGAGGATTAGTAACTTGTGACGATCCAAAATTTTAAAGTCTACTCTTGTAAAATGTGAACATCCTCGACCTAAATGTAGTTTTGATATACAATTTTTAAGGCGTCATGGGACTTTAGTATGTGGATATTACAGGAgattttttctgtatttgattGGTGATGCCAAAATAAACAACCCTCTCATTTGAACtgtgaataaaacaataaatatgacatttcttggTTGAATTTTACTAAATAAAGATTTCTGATGAATATTGATTACGTCGGCCGggttttggcttcattttccttTCCAACATCAGGTCATTTCAGTCATACGCCTCAAGTCGAGTAAGCACAGCAGATACAAAATAAGAGCAGTTCCAATAACACAAGGAATATTGTTCAGGAGGGTTCAAAGTTGAGGTACTATCACCATGGGGCATCGGGTCAGGATGCAGGAATCCAACAAGACTTGAGTTTAGGTAGCAAGTTTATTTCTTCAAATTAGGTGAACACATATAGGATTGAACATCAATTctgaaagacaaataaaataatattagcATTAATAaacttaataaattaattaattaataaacaagtcaaattacattactttttaaagaaaacaaagctaaATAAAGTGCTTAGGAGAAATTAAAATAGACTAGATAGGAACTAAAATAGGAGTAAACCGCCACCTTACTATTGCTGAACTGCCGCCCCACgtgagaataaaaacatgagtgTAAGGGAGTGCAGTCTTAAATAAGGAGTAAGCAGGTAAATTCAATCTAATTaattagtgacagagtgcaaacGACAACCAATcaaaggagagagtgagaaaccaAGAAGTGTACTAAAGGAGGTGCagtaggaaaagagaggaagtgaaaggaaacaaatagtGATCTTTACTACAAATATATTTCCTTCTTACTGGGTTGGGGTGACATTGCGGCAACAAAATATATCTAGTAAATTTGTTGGTACATTTATTGTCCCAGAAGTCAGTACATCTCAGTCCAGGTGTgatttcctctttaaaaaatgtatctcagGGAGGCTGGAATGGCTTTTATCATCCTGTAATGTAGTTTTTCCCGGTCTTGGGTCAGGATTGTTGTACCGTCAGTTTACCCTCCCTGCCGCTAGAGGGCGCAGCGCTCGACTCACAGCGGATGTGTCGAGTGTCAACACACTGCAGACGCATGTGGGGCAGTGCTGGAGAAGAAGCATGTGCGGTATTCGTCCAAAACTGACATTAATACGGTGACAATTAAATGATTAAGAGGAGATAAATGCTTAAACTGTGAGGAATATTCGCAATAATGAAGTTCGCGTACAGGGTAAGTACAACTCTGCTCGGTTACTTAGCAACTCACCATGTGTCGTCCTGATGTGTCGTCCTGATGTGTCTACTGTAAAACACTTTGACCTGCAGTAGAAATGTCTGAAAGGTgttaataataaagtttaaagttaaacattaacataataatacattacatgatacattaataaaataaaacatcatacATTCGTATTTGAATGGAGTAAGGGATGCATTTCATCACCTTGTGGGAAATAGAAGCTTTTCAATAAGGAGACTAAAcccctttctctttcttgtaGTTTTCAAACCTGCTTGGAGCCGTTTATCGTCAGGGAAATTTGAATTTCTCCAAAGATGGCAACGCTGTGATCAGTCCGGTTGGAAACAGAGTCTCCGTCTTCGACCTGAAAAAGTAAGTCACCGTCTTGTTTATTCTTCCTGGATTGGCTGCGGAGACATGTTCAGCTTCACAGAGATCGATATGCATCACAAGGCTAAACTACGAGCGaccttttcctcttttctccagCAACACATCCGAGACGTTACCCATCTCGACGACCAAGAACATCACGTGTGTCGGTCTCTCTCCTGACGGGAACATAGCAATCGTGGTGGATGAAGGTGAgatatttgatatttaacaCCCTGCCCTGAATTAgattttgttgtgtgtgtgtgtttcaagactataaaaaaaaaaccataagcGATCtaagtgtgtttctgtatttgtgaCACGCAGATGGCGCAGCTCTGTTGGTCAGCCTCATCACCCGAGCCATCCTTcatcatttccactttcacaaGCCGGTCAACAGCATCCGCTTCTCACCTGACGGCAGGTAAGGATGTCTGAGGAACGTCAGGTCGACATCGAAAGCAACAACGGAGATCTTGAAATAACTTAATTTCCCCTCATAATAATCGAAGTAAAGCAGCAGATCTTTACGTTAAATGAGCCAAAGCAAGCAAACACAGTATCTGATATGTCTAATCATTAGCTATCGGAAACGGATCGTTTCACCGCTGCACTTAATGAAATGTGTAAAGATAGAAGTGAGCAGCTCCGGAGCATAAATGATGCCGCTATCTGCATTTATATGAAACTTTATATCGAATGATTTCAGCTACATTCATAACGCTCTTGCTTTCCCCCTCACAGGAGGTTTGTGGTAACGAAGGAGAACGTCGCTCTGATGTACCACGCTCCCGGGAAGCAGCGCGAGTTTAACGCCTTCGTGTTGGACAAGAGCTACTACGGTCCGTACGATGAAACCACCTGCATCGACTGGACGGACGACTCCAAGTGAGTAAAAGTAACAGTTTGGGCTTTGTCACACCAAACCCCATTCAAGTAAAGCTCAATTTAAAAATCCTGTGATGCATCGCTAAAGGTAGAAACAGGCTTGGCTGCTTCAGACCTGTTTTTGTAAACATTAAGCATTCGCACAGAAGTTCGGCTAACATGACATCAGACAGAATTTGACctttttattgaaacatttttctgtCCACTCGAGCAAATGACTCCTGTTTACCGACCTTTTTGAATGGATTTCTTTCCCTGGATGCAGACAGGAGGTTATGACGATTGTCAAAGATTGAAACTGCAAAGTGAATGATGATATGTTTTCCCTCAGGTGTTTTGTGGTGGGCAGCAAAGACATGTCAACGTGGGTGTTTGGTGCTGAGCGCTGGGCCAACCTCATCTACTACTCTCTGGGTGGACACAAAGACGTCATCGTGGGCTGTTTCTTCGAGAAGGACAGCCTGGATGTGAGTTTATGTCCGGCTTGTATTACTTTGAGATTTGAGCTGTAGGAAAATCTGTAGTTTTGCGTCATAATAATCAAGAAAATGTCAGTGATTTTGTTCCTGTGTCTTCAGCTGTACACGGTGAGCCAGGACGGGACGCTGTGTGTTTGGGAGAGTGACACGGAGCTGGACGGCCTCATCCTGCCGAAGAAGAGCAAACCTCAACCTCCCGGACccggggaggaagaggaaggggaggatgaggtggagagggtggagggagaggagggagaggtgaTCAGAGGGAAAGTCGAAGCGCCGAAAGAGAAGAAGACGAGAAACGTGCGATTCAAGCACAGAAGCAAGTGAGTGTTTCAAGACAATGAAGAATGGTTTCGTCCAATGAGGtgttctttttgtaaagtgttggCATACCTTGCAATATAATCAATTTACTTTATATAAAGGAGCAAATCAGGACTTCAACTAACTGTTATTTCTGTTGTTTATCGATCATTTTCTCCGTTTAATGATCAGCCTTTTGGATTAAAAACTGTCTGAAAaccaagaaaaatgtgaaacaatATTACCTATAGCCAAAATCACACTCAAAGTTGTGCTTTGTGTCCGCAACTTAAAGATTCTTCAACGTAAAACTGGAGAAGTGTTTACATTTAAGAAGCTGGAACAACAGTACGACAGTTTTATTACTTCAATCTCTTGGCTGCAGGAGTTTTTAGCAGCCAGGagtccttaaaaaaaacccttaatGTTCAtgctttgacattttgaaagcCAATTATCCTGCTCTCCATTAGGGCTTTTGGCTTCACACAGCTGATAAATTTGTCTCCTGGCTTCTCTGAAACTCGGATGGCAGCATTTGTAAATCAGCATGTGCTTAAGCCTCGAGCCAAcagtcatttttctttgtaGGAGAGCTTCAAGTAGGAGAGAAGTTTTTTATAGATCATCAGTTCCTTCTTAAGAAGTTTCAGGGCTTCAGAAACTCAGTGAATGTACAAAGCTGCTTTATTCATCCACTCCTCATTCTCCTGTTCTAGGCACTTCTTCAACAAAGAGGGGGATTTTAACAACCTGACTGCTGCCGCCTATCACAAGCCCACTCACATCCTGATCACTGGTTTCGCCTCGGGGATCTTCCACCTGCACGAACTCCCAGAGTTTAATCTCATTCACTCTCTAAGGTGAGAGAAAAGGACAGTTTCATGCATGATATTCGTGTGCTTCAGTGGGAGATTAGGAGACACGCGTaaaagtttgatgtttttatgcaGGATGTGACTTTCTGAGTGTTTCTCTTTGCAGTATTTCAGACCagagaatctcctcggtgtcGATAAACTGCTCTGGAGACTGGATTGGCTTCGGATGCTCAGGTAAGAAATTATGTTTCCTCTCTTATGTGTGACTTCTTCTGAACTTCTTTGGTCTGTTTTTTATATAAAACTGTGAGTGTTGTTGTTTCAGGGATGGGTCAGCTGCTGGTGTGGGAGTGGCAGAGCGAGTCGTACGTCTTCAAACAGCAGGGACATTTTAACAACATGGCGTCACTGGCGTACTCACCGGACGGACAGTACATCGTGACAGGAGGGGATGATGGCAAAGTGAGCGTTTACACTGTGCACTCATGCTTCTGTTtcaactcaaatgaaatgtgtgCAAGGAATATTCTAATCCTCTAAACCTGTCACTTTTAGttaaaaaagcacatttaagaaagggagagaaacaaTAAGgctcaactgttttttttccctcctcctgcaggtcaAAGTGTGGAACACAAACAGCGGCCTCTGCTTCGTCACCTTCACCGAGCACACCAGCAGCGTCACCAACGTCACCTTCACCTCCAGCGGCTTCGTCATCGTCAGCGCTTCTCTGGACGGGACGGTCAGAGCGTTCGACCTGCACAGGTGACTTTCACCGCACCTGGTTCCTTTCTGAAAGTGGAAAGATGGAGTGGAAATGTGCTTGGATATGAACTTTGTGAGTTaatgtatgcgtgtgtgtgtgtgtttgtttgttacagATACAGAAACTTCAGGACATTCACGTCGCCCCGGCCGGCGCAGTTCTCCTCCCTGGCTGTAGATGTCAGTGGAGAGCTGGTGAGCGCCGGAGCTCAGGACTCCTTTGAGATCTTCCTGTGGTCCATGCAGACTGGCAGACTGCTGGAGGTAAGCATTTAGTGATATTATAATATAAGAGGTTTAGGGGGTATATGTcgtaaaagtgtgttttttttttctttacgtTATTTACCACTCTGCATCCTCTCTGTGATTGGTTAGGTCCTCGGGGGTCACGAGGGTCCCGTCagctgtctgtgtttcagtccAGTTCAGTCCATCCTGGCCAGCGCTTCATGGGATCGAACCATCAGACTGTGGGACATGTTGGACAGCTGGCAGGTCAAAGAAACACTTCCCCTCACCTCTGACGGTAAACACAGACCCTGGAGGATATAAAAGCTGCTCATCGGGTGTTAAAGATGtctgatgttatttttgttgttctgtATAATGTAGACCGCACTTTGAGTTTTGTGTGTTCTCCCCCTTCAGCTCTGTCAGTGACGTACAGGCCTGATGGTCAGGAGTTAGCTGTAGCCACTCTGAACGGCGAGATCTGCTTCTGGAACCCACAGTCGgcagcacaaacaggatccgTGTCGGGACGCCACGACCTGGAGACGGGCCGCAAAGAGACGGATAAAATCACAGCCAAGCAATCTGCAAAGGGGAAGTGAGTGAGGGAACTGAATCAGATTGAGTTTGTTTGAgacatttcacatttcctgTTGTGGGTTCGAAAACCAGCTTTGTGCTTCTTGTCTTTGTGCATCCAGGTCCTTTACGTCGCTGTGCTACTCTGCAGACGGAGAGTCGATTTTGGCAGGAGGTCAGTCCAAGTTCGTCTGCATCTACAACATCAGAGAGCAGATGCTGATGAAGAAGTTTGAGATCTCCTGTAACCTCTCCTTTGATGCCATGGAGGTACGAGTTTAATATCCGCTCTGTCAACTGTagatgaagtttttttttttaaatgacgtCTTTGAATTTTAACGATCATGATTCCAGGTTTAGAAGTTaatgtttgagttttgtttctTAACTTCAGGAGTTCCTGGACCGACGGAAAATGACAGAGTTTGGCAGCCTGGCGCTGGTGGACGAGGGAGCCGGAGACGGGGACGGAGTCAACATCAGCCTCCCTGGAGTCAGGAGAGGTACGACGCTCCCTTCAACACTCACTGAGCTGTTATGAAGCATGTCAACACTTCCACATTGAAACAATGTCACAGTGATGCTGGCTGTAGACAGATGAAGACAGAATCCTTTATTGAAGGAAACTAGGCCTTGTCAACCAGACAGGACGGATGTGTTCGCTTGAAATCAGATTTTTCTCCTTACATGGATTTGTTCATCAGCACAATGATTCATCTTCTTGTTTCCTCTCATGTGTTTTCTTGACTTTCTCAGGTTTGTGCTTCATATTTCCACGGCGTCTTATTTTCTGTgtggtttttctttctttatgccCCTGTAGGTGATATGAGCTCTCGTCATTTTAAGCCAGAAATCAGAGTGAGCTCACTGCGGTTCTCCCCTACTGGTAGGTGTCTGACATTACAAGTGTCTGCAGAGACATGGCTGCACGTTTTGTAAAGATAGGTTAACTTTCAAGTCAGAGTGTGCGACTTTGGATCCAGTAGATGtggcccttgagcaccagcgtgAAGAGGAATGTTAGTCTGTTTTAAAGATCCATTTCTTTCAGATTTTCAGCCCTTCAACTCACTTTAATACTACAGAGGTCTGTTTTAAGCTTGAGAAAGGTCATTCAGATCATCAGTCACATAACACTCTAAAATAATTGTAAATACATGTTTAGGATAGCAGTGGAGTTCTTGTGGAGGGTCACCAGGAACTGTTGGTTCTTAAgtagttacatttttgtttccCAGGGCGTAGCTGGGCAGCCACAACAACCGAGGGTCTGCTGGTCTACTCCCTCGACGGCTCTCTTGTCTTCGACCCGTACGACCTCGACCTGGACGTGACTCCGGCCAGCATACGGAAACAGCTACGTCTTCAGGAGTGGACGTCCGCCATCATCCTGGCGTTCAGACTCAACGAAAAAGCCCTAAAGCAGGAAGTGTTGGAATCGGTGCCTCATGATCAGAGTGAGTAAACGAATCTAATTTCTCCatacactgtgtttttttttttgtttttttttttaaaatgaattggCCGTCAAATGTATTGGTGTTTCATTTTTCAGTCCGAGTGGTGTGCGGCTCTCTTCCTGACATCTACGTGGAGAAGCTGCTCAGCTTTGTGGCGGCGTGTTTGGAGAAGTCGGGTCACCTGCAGTTCTACATGACGTGGGCTCAGAACCTGCTCATGCTGCACGGACAGAAACTTAAAAACAGGTGTGCTTTTGAGTCCCATTTTACTGTCCTGTTCATCGTAGAC
The sequence above is drawn from the Labrus bergylta chromosome 24, fLabBer1.1, whole genome shotgun sequence genome and encodes:
- the pjvk gene encoding pejvakin, which translates into the protein MFAAATKNFVKQVGDTGRLIPVPSLSEADRYQPLSLVTRKRKRHFWKKYKYASTPFSLKDILVGEKEITAGVSSYQLLNYEDKSDVALNGRLGNHLINDVGFNISGSDSVAVKASFGIVTKHELEVPTLLRELNSRKVDLDHCLVRQSKESGRSVLCVVVESIRTTRQCSLTVHAGMRGTTMRFQIDDGRNPKGRDKAIVIPAHTTIAFSICQLFVRLDGRLDICVAPGSQGGFEREQIREQLGGFIGHFSMGRLRRFLSGIVYGNPFRAENRTFEELTHSDTYMDDMVTDYYEKAASMTDVSTAYLRESSHTRVNLLKHNIPKGPCALCGMGNQRRETVYGCLECNTGGQKYVRLHVVPCFDLWHKTLR
- the pwp2h gene encoding PWP2 small subunit processome component, which produces MKFAYRFSNLLGAVYRQGNLNFSKDGNAVISPVGNRVSVFDLKNNTSETLPISTTKNITCVGLSPDGNIAIVVDEDGAALLVSLITRAILHHFHFHKPVNSIRFSPDGRRFVVTKENVALMYHAPGKQREFNAFVLDKSYYGPYDETTCIDWTDDSKCFVVGSKDMSTWVFGAERWANLIYYSLGGHKDVIVGCFFEKDSLDLYTVSQDGTLCVWESDTELDGLILPKKSKPQPPGPGEEEEGEDEVERVEGEEGEVIRGKVEAPKEKKTRNVRFKHRSKHFFNKEGDFNNLTAAAYHKPTHILITGFASGIFHLHELPEFNLIHSLSISDQRISSVSINCSGDWIGFGCSGMGQLLVWEWQSESYVFKQQGHFNNMASLAYSPDGQYIVTGGDDGKVKVWNTNSGLCFVTFTEHTSSVTNVTFTSSGFVIVSASLDGTVRAFDLHRYRNFRTFTSPRPAQFSSLAVDVSGELVSAGAQDSFEIFLWSMQTGRLLEVLGGHEGPVSCLCFSPVQSILASASWDRTIRLWDMLDSWQVKETLPLTSDALSVTYRPDGQELAVATLNGEICFWNPQSAAQTGSVSGRHDLETGRKETDKITAKQSAKGKSFTSLCYSADGESILAGGQSKFVCIYNIREQMLMKKFEISCNLSFDAMEEFLDRRKMTEFGSLALVDEGAGDGDGVNISLPGVRRGDMSSRHFKPEIRVSSLRFSPTGRSWAATTTEGLLVYSLDGSLVFDPYDLDLDVTPASIRKQLRLQEWTSAIILAFRLNEKALKQEVLESVPHDQIRVVCGSLPDIYVEKLLSFVAACLEKSGHLQFYMTWAQNLLMLHGQKLKNRSGAILPTLQALQKSIQRHFEDLSKLCDFNVFNIRYAVALSKQRGMKRAAEDDEEEEEEEEDRELSEEMSEASLDGADMIL